In the genome of Cellvibrio sp. KY-YJ-3, one region contains:
- a CDS encoding helix-turn-helix transcriptional regulator, protein MKSSPYSPHYEKLRLWLKKQREASGLTLREASLAMGRHHSVLGKMEQDRRKIEVLEFVRYCQVLGVDPHEGLEIVINSLKDEINRSQ, encoded by the coding sequence ATGAAATCATCTCCTTACTCACCGCATTACGAAAAGCTGAGACTCTGGCTGAAAAAGCAGCGGGAGGCTAGTGGTTTAACACTCCGCGAGGCATCGCTCGCTATGGGACGTCATCACTCCGTCTTGGGTAAGATGGAGCAAGATCGACGGAAAATCGAAGTGCTTGAATTTGTAAGATATTGTCAGGTACTGGGTGTCGATCCTCATGAAGGGTTGGAGATCGTCATTAACTCTCTCAAAGACGAGATTAATAGATCACAATAA
- a CDS encoding putative Ig domain-containing protein gives MSRSPRRPLIEALEPRLLFSATADIALFDGGYADVQSLAQAAETADLVSIYMPDPPSMMENHTNGLDSHVEPQADIGPIAQPNITAVVFVDSGVADYQVLVDDIRTHSNANSMAIIYLDPQSNGIEQITVALAQYSGLREVHIISHGSAGAVELGKAILSDNSLVQYEDNLNAWGKSLSADADILFYGCDVAIHPAGKALVEKIALLTDADVAASEDFTGHSSLDGDWDLEYTVGRIESQVLISSAMQQSFVGVMATTHYINIEGGSSSQAFSNASNIGQTFVYDSPVATYTVNQFSLQLKRDPTAADQNITLELRSGDYNGTWLGNSTVNVSALSTNFDWVTFNLGDFVLNDNQQYTIRLISTGSDSKVFAAYSATNLWNNSELVVNGVANSTADLSLLVSYYDGVNTPPQGFNWAIDTPEDTPLVLTAANFGFSDPVDKHNFAGVVISSLPGAGSLTLTGVGQVSVNQFITIADINAGKLVFTPTANENATNYAQIGFQVRDDGGGTDTDPTPNTLTIDVSYVNDDPVNTVPAGPITTVEDTTVAISGVSISDIDDYNLWDVEVTLSVSHGVLSVSGGSAAISGSGTATVVLTGTMAQINATLAATLNYTPASNFFGADVFTIVTNDKGAGRTGDFDKTDTDTVAINVTSVNDAPIVANAIPDQSTNEESLYSYTFPANTFNDVDGNTLTYTATLSDGNPLPAWLNFNVGTRTFSGVPDDGDIGTISIRVTANDGFGGTVNDTFDLTVVNINDLPFVNIPIPNQSATEDAVFSYSFPANTFGDGDVGTSFTYTATLVDGNPLPGWLSFDSATRTFSGTPANDDVGTLSVRVTANDGAGATVSDNFDILIANTNDAPTVVNQIPNQNATENSLYNYTFPINTFNDQDVGDTLTYSAQIPGGAPLPAWLSFDAATRTFSGIPSNGDVGNVTIEVIANDGTTTVSDFFDLQVHNVGATNVNYESSGAATNTQSISAGVPLFQSFAHDSVGATYTIDSIVLQVRKDPSASVQTITVSLISSTYNGTVVASDTKSSAGLNTMLSWEAFNFSGVALNDNQIYFIRVETTSNDGLVSVGIHNTNVYPNGSFHSSTGTPDPDRDLAFQVSSGVNNNPQIANPIPNQNAAEDAAFNFQFAANTFSDADGDTLTYSATMADGSALPAWLSFNAATRTFSGTPVNADVGTISIKVTADDARDGTPATDTFDLVIANTNDAPTVANPIPNQNAIEDAAFNFQFAANTFADSDVGDTLSYSAQLAGGGALPAWLSFDAATRTFSGTPTNAFVGTVSIDVIANDGNGGTVTDTFDIVVANTNDAPTVAFPIADQSATENTAFNFTFGANVFADPDVGHTLTYSAQLAGGAPLPTWLSFNPATRTFSGTPALGDVGSINVEVSANDGQGGSVSDVFVLTVTGLPVNAPPFVQSAIADQVAAENQRFDFSFPVSTFVDPEGDPLSYSVQLVGGGSLPAWLSFDAATRSFSGTPTAGDIGSINVLVTASDANGGSISDSFVIVVNNVNDAPVLVNPPANQTALEDLPFSVTFPASMFTDADVGTTLVNSAQLAGGAPLPSWLVFDAATLSFNGTPSQADVGNLSIQIIASDGMAAATAQFELTVEEVNDVPETTGSIVINNIEDAAGDQVDLWALFSDEETATRNLVFSVVSNSNPALVSNASIDLASGKLQLNYGANQFGSSDVVVRAQDEQGAWVDALVRINIASVNDVPVSSGMADISVKAGAAPQQMNLRTVFSDVENGTTLSWTLMQNSNNSAVPSIQIDPATGLMTLSFASQIGGESTITLRAQDNDGAWVETSFKVTVAALEKPPVTVPPVEPPTPPTTPPTTPPTTPPTTPPITPPTTDGPKAPDGADTDLPEIPGELPNQGGNNSLEPLLPDGLDAQRIIVETGDSNHTDTVINDKSSRDYERAEEVNSDGNVPLTTLTASPNLAGLIAPDAGFAPWEEADFDNEVRRLRAQMDEAMVEEQDRRTVVAGLTFSVTTGLLVWSLRASSLLLTMMSMLPLWRGLDPLPILEEVNKKKKELEQQRKDKIKEDREAHEVGYLFDQVNKKE, from the coding sequence ATGTCAAGGTCACCGCGTCGTCCTTTAATTGAAGCTCTGGAGCCAAGATTATTGTTCTCTGCCACCGCAGATATTGCCCTGTTTGACGGTGGTTATGCTGACGTGCAGAGTTTAGCGCAGGCCGCAGAAACGGCGGATCTGGTTAGTATTTACATGCCAGACCCACCGTCGATGATGGAGAACCATACTAATGGACTCGACAGTCATGTTGAACCTCAAGCCGATATTGGCCCAATTGCGCAGCCTAATATTACTGCGGTGGTCTTTGTAGATTCTGGGGTCGCTGACTATCAGGTTTTAGTTGATGATATTCGCACCCACTCAAACGCTAATTCGATGGCGATTATCTATCTTGATCCACAAAGCAATGGTATAGAGCAAATTACAGTTGCTCTGGCGCAATATTCTGGTCTACGTGAAGTTCACATTATTTCTCACGGTTCGGCGGGTGCGGTGGAATTGGGTAAAGCAATCCTTAGCGATAATAGCCTTGTCCAATATGAAGACAACCTAAATGCTTGGGGTAAATCCCTTAGCGCTGACGCCGATATTTTGTTTTATGGATGCGATGTTGCTATTCACCCAGCGGGTAAGGCCTTGGTTGAAAAAATTGCTCTCCTAACCGATGCCGATGTGGCAGCAAGTGAAGACTTTACGGGGCATTCATCCCTAGACGGCGACTGGGATTTGGAGTACACGGTCGGTAGGATAGAATCGCAGGTTTTAATCAGCTCCGCGATGCAACAATCTTTTGTTGGGGTAATGGCAACTACGCATTATATTAATATTGAGGGTGGGTCGAGCAGTCAGGCATTTTCAAATGCATCCAACATTGGACAAACGTTTGTTTACGATAGTCCTGTAGCGACCTATACGGTCAATCAATTCAGCCTGCAATTAAAGCGAGACCCCACTGCAGCAGATCAAAATATCACGCTAGAGTTACGCAGCGGTGACTACAATGGCACATGGCTGGGTAACTCTACTGTAAATGTCAGTGCGCTGAGCACCAATTTTGACTGGGTAACTTTCAATCTTGGTGATTTTGTCCTGAATGATAATCAGCAATATACCATTCGACTAATTAGCACGGGTTCGGATAGCAAAGTCTTTGCCGCTTATAGCGCAACCAATCTTTGGAATAATTCAGAGCTAGTCGTCAATGGTGTGGCGAATAGCACCGCCGATTTATCATTATTGGTGTCTTATTACGATGGAGTGAATACACCACCTCAGGGCTTTAATTGGGCGATAGATACACCCGAAGATACACCACTTGTATTAACGGCAGCTAATTTTGGTTTTAGTGATCCCGTTGACAAACATAATTTTGCTGGCGTAGTGATCAGTAGTTTACCTGGCGCCGGTAGCTTGACCTTAACTGGCGTCGGGCAAGTTAGCGTTAATCAATTTATTACCATTGCAGATATCAATGCGGGGAAATTGGTTTTCACGCCAACGGCAAATGAAAATGCCACGAATTATGCGCAGATCGGTTTTCAAGTGCGCGATGATGGCGGTGGTACAGATACGGATCCGACACCTAACACATTGACCATTGATGTGAGCTACGTGAATGATGATCCCGTCAATACAGTTCCGGCGGGGCCGATTACTACAGTAGAAGACACGACTGTTGCTATTTCGGGTGTTAGTATTAGCGATATCGACGACTACAATCTTTGGGATGTGGAAGTAACCTTAAGTGTTAGTCACGGTGTTTTATCTGTTAGTGGTGGCTCAGCCGCTATTTCAGGTAGTGGTACCGCCACCGTGGTATTAACCGGCACTATGGCGCAAATTAATGCAACACTTGCCGCTACGCTTAACTACACCCCAGCCAGTAATTTTTTTGGTGCCGATGTTTTCACCATAGTGACCAATGATAAAGGTGCAGGTCGTACCGGAGACTTTGATAAAACAGATACAGACACAGTAGCCATCAACGTTACTTCAGTTAATGATGCACCTATCGTTGCCAATGCAATTCCCGATCAATCAACCAATGAAGAGTCACTTTACAGTTATACATTTCCAGCCAATACCTTTAACGATGTTGATGGCAATACGCTGACCTATACCGCTACTTTATCGGATGGAAATCCACTTCCTGCGTGGCTCAATTTCAATGTGGGTACGCGTACGTTTAGTGGTGTCCCTGATGACGGCGATATTGGCACCATCAGTATTAGAGTTACCGCCAACGATGGATTTGGCGGAACAGTAAACGACACCTTTGATTTGACCGTAGTCAATATCAATGATTTGCCCTTTGTGAATATTCCGATTCCTAATCAAAGTGCGACTGAAGATGCAGTGTTCAGTTACAGTTTTCCAGCCAATACATTTGGCGACGGTGATGTAGGCACTAGTTTTACTTATACTGCGACCCTAGTTGATGGAAACCCATTGCCAGGTTGGTTGAGTTTTGACTCAGCCACGCGCACATTTTCAGGTACGCCAGCAAATGACGATGTAGGCACTCTCTCGGTAAGAGTCACCGCGAATGATGGTGCAGGGGCAACGGTTTCAGACAATTTTGATATCCTCATCGCGAACACCAATGATGCGCCGACGGTGGTAAATCAAATACCGAATCAGAACGCGACCGAAAATTCGCTGTATAACTACACTTTTCCAATCAATACGTTTAATGACCAAGATGTAGGTGACACGTTAACCTACAGCGCGCAAATTCCCGGTGGGGCGCCATTACCGGCGTGGCTTAGCTTCGATGCGGCAACCCGTACATTCAGTGGTATACCCTCCAATGGCGATGTTGGGAATGTCACCATCGAGGTAATTGCAAATGACGGCACCACCACTGTGTCGGATTTTTTTGATTTGCAGGTTCACAACGTTGGTGCCACCAATGTTAATTACGAATCTTCGGGTGCTGCGACAAACACTCAGTCTATTTCTGCGGGCGTGCCTCTTTTTCAATCGTTTGCACATGACAGCGTAGGCGCAACTTACACAATCGATTCAATTGTTTTGCAAGTCAGGAAGGATCCCTCCGCCAGTGTGCAAACTATTACCGTCTCATTAATATCATCGACTTATAATGGTACGGTGGTTGCCAGTGACACTAAGTCATCTGCTGGCTTGAATACTATGTTGAGCTGGGAAGCATTTAATTTTTCTGGCGTCGCGCTAAACGACAATCAAATTTATTTTATAAGGGTTGAAACCACCAGCAATGATGGCCTAGTAAGCGTGGGCATTCACAATACGAATGTTTACCCCAATGGTTCATTTCACTCCAGCACGGGCACACCCGATCCAGATCGTGATTTGGCGTTTCAGGTATCCAGTGGCGTAAACAATAATCCTCAGATCGCCAATCCAATTCCCAATCAAAACGCAGCGGAAGATGCCGCGTTTAATTTTCAATTTGCCGCGAATACGTTTAGTGATGCAGATGGCGATACGCTGACCTACAGCGCAACTATGGCCGATGGCAGCGCGCTGCCAGCATGGTTAAGTTTTAATGCCGCAACTCGCACATTCTCGGGTACTCCTGTTAATGCGGACGTAGGCACTATCTCGATTAAGGTGACCGCCGACGACGCCAGAGACGGTACGCCCGCGACGGATACCTTTGACTTAGTGATCGCGAATACTAACGATGCGCCTACGGTTGCCAATCCAATCCCCAATCAAAATGCGATTGAAGATGCTGCGTTTAATTTTCAGTTTGCCGCTAATACATTTGCAGATTCTGATGTTGGCGATACGCTCAGCTACAGCGCGCAACTTGCCGGTGGCGGGGCATTGCCCGCGTGGTTAAGTTTTGATGCAGCAACGCGCACCTTCAGTGGCACGCCAACGAATGCTTTTGTCGGAACTGTATCAATTGATGTAATCGCCAATGATGGCAATGGCGGAACAGTGACTGACACATTCGATATTGTCGTCGCCAACACTAACGATGCGCCTACGGTTGCTTTCCCAATTGCAGACCAGAGTGCAACTGAAAATACCGCTTTCAACTTCACCTTTGGCGCCAATGTATTTGCTGATCCCGATGTTGGCCACACACTGACTTACAGCGCGCAACTTGCTGGCGGCGCACCCTTGCCCACTTGGTTGAGTTTTAATCCTGCCACCCGTACTTTTAGCGGTACACCTGCGCTTGGTGATGTGGGCAGTATCAATGTTGAAGTCTCTGCGAATGATGGACAGGGCGGTTCAGTGAGCGATGTTTTTGTGCTCACTGTTACTGGTTTGCCGGTCAATGCCCCGCCGTTTGTGCAGTCGGCTATTGCCGATCAAGTAGCTGCTGAGAATCAACGCTTTGATTTCAGTTTTCCCGTGTCGACCTTTGTTGACCCGGAGGGTGATCCGTTAAGTTATTCCGTCCAATTGGTAGGCGGTGGGTCTTTGCCAGCCTGGTTAAGTTTTGATGCCGCGACGCGCAGTTTTAGCGGTACTCCGACGGCGGGCGATATCGGCAGCATCAATGTATTGGTGACGGCGAGTGATGCAAATGGCGGCTCTATTAGCGATAGCTTTGTTATTGTCGTGAACAACGTTAATGACGCACCGGTGCTGGTAAATCCTCCGGCCAACCAAACCGCACTGGAAGATCTACCGTTCAGTGTAACTTTCCCCGCTAGCATGTTTACTGATGCCGATGTGGGCACCACCTTAGTCAATAGCGCGCAATTAGCTGGCGGCGCGCCCTTGCCAAGCTGGTTGGTATTTGATGCCGCGACGCTGAGTTTTAATGGCACACCTAGCCAGGCGGACGTTGGAAACCTAAGTATCCAAATTATCGCCAGTGATGGCATGGCCGCTGCGACAGCTCAATTTGAGTTGACCGTGGAAGAGGTCAATGATGTGCCTGAAACCACCGGCAGTATCGTCATCAATAATATTGAAGACGCGGCTGGTGATCAGGTTGATTTATGGGCCTTGTTTAGCGATGAGGAAACTGCCACCCGCAATCTGGTGTTTTCTGTCGTTAGCAATAGCAACCCGGCCTTGGTGAGCAATGCGAGTATTGATCTTGCCTCCGGTAAATTGCAGTTGAACTATGGCGCCAATCAATTTGGCAGCAGCGATGTGGTGGTGCGTGCACAAGATGAGCAGGGCGCTTGGGTTGATGCATTGGTACGCATCAATATCGCCTCGGTAAACGATGTGCCTGTGTCAAGCGGTATGGCGGATATCAGCGTTAAGGCCGGTGCTGCACCCCAGCAAATGAATCTGCGCACTGTATTTAGCGATGTGGAAAATGGCACCACGCTCAGCTGGACACTGATGCAAAACAGCAATAATAGCGCGGTTCCCAGTATTCAAATCGACCCGGCTACTGGCCTTATGACGCTCTCGTTTGCCTCTCAAATCGGTGGCGAGTCAACCATTACTCTGCGCGCGCAAGACAATGATGGTGCTTGGGTAGAAACCTCGTTTAAAGTCACTGTAGCTGCGTTGGAAAAGCCACCCGTTACTGTGCCGCCGGTAGAGCCGCCAACCCCTCCAACAACGCCGCCTACCACACCTCCAACAACACCGCCTACCACACCTCCAATAACACCGCCTACCACAGATGGGCCAAAAGCCCCTGATGGTGCAGATACAGATCTGCCAGAGATTCCCGGTGAATTGCCAAATCAGGGTGGCAATAACAGCCTTGAGCCACTGCTTCCCGATGGCTTGGACGCCCAACGAATTATCGTGGAAACCGGCGATAGCAACCACACTGACACGGTGATTAACGATAAGTCCAGCCGCGATTATGAACGTGCTGAGGAGGTCAATAGCGATGGCAATGTTCCGCTTACCACCTTAACCGCCTCACCTAATCTGGCAGGCTTGATTGCGCCAGACGCCGGTTTTGCCCCTTGGGAAGAGGCAGATTTTGATAATGAAGTGCGCCGTTTGCGCGCCCAAATGGATGAGGCCATGGTAGAAGAGCAGGATCGCAGGACCGTGGTGGCTGGTCTGACTTTTTCTGTCACTACCGGTTTGCTGGTGTGGTCTTTGCGCGCGAGCAGTCTATTGTTAACCATGATGTCTATGCTGCCGCTCTGGCGCGGGCTTGATCCGCTGCCTATTCTGGAAGAAGTAAACAAAAAGAAAAAAGAATTGGAGCAGCAGCGTAAAGATAAAATTAAGGAAGACAGGGAAGCTCACGAAGTGGGTTATCTTTTTGATCAGGTTAACAAAAAAGAGTGA
- a CDS encoding FG-GAP-like repeat-containing protein: MMIKKVPYSCLQYLSFLWTVLLLSAINSQAAPLVSDIDLEPATPKIIQYQAQGSLIKKMVLVVDNPKNYANFSLYANDELLLDSIDIPHSGQQQLTALIKFPALGKLKLSLRANNAILNIHRLEFIDIPDQHVPQFEDISVSAGIDKVSSIKYGGPTIADIDSDGDYDFIVNNHNEESSKLYWNNGDGTVTKHSQNLARWFMHDLHGTAAGDYDNDGDLDLVVTQGGGNGTDPSKANFYTNDNGTMILTTGDVGINKGGRGRAAQWSDMDLDGDLDLMLINESSLSHEKPQHFFYENKGDGTFTQRTIAGLQDQEPSRSLITDLNHDNIDDVILFGPLSVWLGNGDFTFTDITAQFPAEVIALHNIMAVADLDIDNDGDQDLYLARGKEVEHGKGEAPAVDHDPITQEFSIKPRGFKGVDKFEFTAAGKIKLHNYYFLAQGEFRGKDYPFFLGSKKTSKVLSAGQELEIDPSEAQGWPNNIAENGVYFGYLGNGHWKAALVRNGDIFWNFKFSLSGVTGATTEFIPENRNMNDILLRNDGGKFTDVSREWQIQPGGNTLGVTTGDFNNDSHQDLFLYRWGNIGARISDYILLNDGKGHFYTLTQHGANDVGGPGNGDMGQAFDFDLDGGLDLLNGSECGEWYLYRNKKNETGHYALVRVGYSPKAHVDAIGAEVKITTAQGVYRKRVGSAGGIFSQSLLNIVHFGLGSAQTIERISIRWRNGETQHFTNKPANQLFDTDKADVESLQLEPAQTNLRQGTKLNLSSHLTPANADTRLQWSSSDKNIIAVDQQGQITALGNIGQSATITATSPTNGVNAQSNITIEPWFAVQAKSLTLEPSPTKLLVGESLTLTATLFPAHADNSELIWSTSNIKVVRVDTAGTITALQPGTATIKVASAKKPTVKDTIKLDVAPTIAPFIKFTNEKKLRDKVWTQKDKISLTVEYHAGSGNKVIASDEGGVRFWLRHFQSKWVPVKDRVLIDASALKTESGKSTMTFSLENLIPSAELPAGQFYQLRASFVSSNGKMYDATIDDIKIVPSVH; encoded by the coding sequence ATGATGATAAAAAAAGTACCCTATTCCTGTCTTCAATACCTATCGTTTCTCTGGACGGTTTTGCTCCTAAGCGCAATCAACAGTCAGGCCGCCCCCCTTGTCAGCGATATTGATCTCGAACCTGCAACGCCGAAAATAATTCAATATCAGGCTCAAGGCAGTTTGATAAAAAAAATGGTGTTAGTCGTCGACAACCCAAAAAATTATGCCAACTTTAGTCTTTACGCCAACGATGAATTACTGCTCGACAGCATCGATATTCCACACTCTGGTCAGCAGCAATTAACTGCGCTCATCAAGTTTCCTGCGCTGGGAAAACTTAAGCTCAGCCTTAGAGCCAACAATGCAATACTCAACATTCATCGTCTTGAATTTATAGATATCCCCGATCAGCATGTACCTCAATTCGAAGACATCTCCGTTAGCGCAGGCATAGATAAAGTCAGCTCAATTAAATACGGGGGTCCCACAATCGCCGATATAGATAGTGACGGCGATTACGATTTTATTGTGAATAATCACAATGAAGAGAGCAGCAAACTTTATTGGAATAATGGCGACGGCACTGTAACCAAACACAGTCAAAATCTGGCGCGCTGGTTTATGCATGATCTGCACGGCACCGCTGCTGGCGATTACGATAATGATGGGGATCTGGATTTGGTTGTCACCCAAGGTGGCGGCAATGGCACAGATCCTTCCAAAGCCAATTTCTATACCAATGACAATGGCACGATGATACTCACCACAGGTGATGTGGGCATCAACAAAGGAGGCCGCGGCCGTGCCGCGCAATGGTCAGATATGGATTTGGATGGCGATCTGGATTTAATGCTCATTAACGAATCCAGCCTTTCCCATGAAAAGCCACAACATTTTTTTTATGAAAATAAAGGTGATGGAACCTTTACGCAACGCACAATCGCAGGTTTGCAAGATCAGGAACCATCGCGCTCTTTGATAACGGATTTAAACCACGACAACATTGATGATGTAATTTTATTTGGCCCACTTTCTGTCTGGCTGGGCAATGGCGATTTCACTTTCACCGATATTACCGCGCAATTTCCTGCCGAGGTCATCGCCCTACATAACATAATGGCAGTTGCCGATTTGGATATCGACAATGATGGCGATCAGGATCTTTACCTCGCACGCGGCAAAGAAGTTGAACACGGCAAAGGCGAAGCACCTGCAGTCGATCACGACCCCATCACGCAGGAGTTTTCGATCAAACCACGCGGCTTTAAAGGTGTGGATAAATTCGAATTCACCGCTGCAGGAAAAATCAAATTGCACAATTATTATTTTCTCGCGCAGGGTGAATTCAGAGGAAAAGATTATCCTTTTTTTCTGGGCAGCAAAAAAACATCGAAAGTACTTTCTGCTGGGCAGGAGCTGGAAATAGATCCAAGCGAAGCGCAAGGCTGGCCGAATAATATTGCGGAAAATGGTGTTTATTTTGGTTACTTGGGCAACGGCCACTGGAAAGCCGCATTAGTTCGCAATGGGGATATTTTTTGGAATTTTAAATTTAGTCTCTCTGGCGTTACTGGCGCCACTACCGAATTTATTCCAGAGAATCGCAACATGAATGACATTCTATTGCGCAATGACGGTGGAAAATTCACTGACGTATCACGCGAATGGCAGATTCAACCCGGCGGCAATACATTGGGTGTCACCACGGGTGATTTCAATAACGACAGTCATCAGGATTTATTTCTTTATCGCTGGGGGAATATTGGTGCGCGCATTTCTGATTACATACTATTAAACGATGGCAAAGGTCATTTCTACACGCTGACACAACACGGCGCCAATGATGTTGGCGGCCCCGGCAATGGTGATATGGGTCAAGCCTTTGATTTTGATTTGGATGGCGGCCTAGATCTATTAAATGGCAGTGAATGTGGTGAGTGGTATCTTTATCGCAACAAAAAAAATGAAACCGGACATTACGCATTAGTACGAGTGGGTTATTCACCTAAAGCTCATGTGGATGCCATAGGCGCTGAGGTTAAAATCACCACCGCGCAAGGTGTTTATCGCAAACGGGTAGGTTCAGCGGGAGGAATTTTTTCCCAAAGCCTGTTAAACATTGTGCATTTTGGTTTAGGGAGTGCACAAACAATTGAGCGCATTAGTATTAGATGGCGCAATGGTGAAACACAACATTTCACCAACAAACCTGCCAATCAATTATTTGATACCGACAAAGCAGATGTAGAAAGTCTGCAGCTTGAACCGGCACAAACAAATCTTCGCCAAGGTACAAAATTAAATCTCTCCAGTCACTTAACTCCAGCGAATGCGGACACCCGGCTGCAATGGTCATCCAGCGATAAAAATATTATCGCTGTAGATCAGCAAGGCCAAATCACTGCGCTGGGCAACATTGGCCAAAGCGCGACAATAACAGCCACCAGCCCCACCAATGGAGTAAATGCGCAGAGCAACATCACCATTGAGCCTTGGTTTGCCGTGCAAGCAAAATCGCTAACTCTCGAACCATCACCGACAAAATTATTGGTGGGTGAAAGCCTTACACTCACTGCAACTTTATTTCCAGCTCATGCCGACAACTCGGAACTCATCTGGAGCACTAGCAATATAAAAGTCGTGCGGGTAGATACAGCGGGAACAATCACCGCACTACAACCCGGCACTGCAACTATCAAAGTAGCTTCCGCAAAAAAACCTACTGTGAAAGACACCATAAAACTGGACGTGGCGCCGACCATCGCACCCTTTATAAAATTTACGAACGAGAAAAAATTGCGCGATAAGGTATGGACTCAAAAGGATAAAATTTCCTTAACCGTCGAATACCACGCCGGATCAGGTAATAAAGTTATTGCGTCAGATGAAGGGGGAGTTCGTTTTTGGCTGCGCCATTTTCAATCCAAATGGGTCCCCGTGAAAGACAGAGTCTTAATAGATGCAAGCGCCTTAAAAACCGAATCAGGAAAATCCACCATGACCTTTTCGCTTGAGAATCTAATCCCTAGTGCCGAGCTACCCGCAGGCCAGTTTTACCAACTGCGCGCTTCATTTGTATCCAGTAATGGCAAAATGTATGACGCCACTATTGATGATATAAAGATTGTTCCCTCTGTCCACTAA
- a CDS encoding IclR family transcriptional regulator → MTTATNKYAVPALDKGLDILEYLVTQELPKSQTEIAQGLGRNPNDIYRVLVGLEARGYLVRDELSGRYRLSLKLYNLSRSISPIDQMRQCALPYMEDLAVNIGQSCYLAMLYQSQTMIIVHARGHSPISLNMSEGSLFPTMTTTAGKVLLANSNPAVRDMILERDADYAKLSKNKRTALINELEAIKQDGYLAAQSPFIEGATDFAALIGRPEGKVIAALAISPLKSHWSTAIAQEELHTRIVTTANKIAQQLGDL, encoded by the coding sequence TTGACTACTGCCACCAATAAATACGCGGTTCCCGCGCTGGATAAAGGGCTGGATATATTGGAATACCTGGTGACTCAGGAGCTGCCCAAATCTCAAACCGAGATCGCCCAAGGCTTGGGACGCAACCCCAATGATATTTATCGGGTACTGGTTGGCTTAGAGGCGCGGGGTTATTTAGTGAGAGATGAGCTATCGGGGCGCTATCGGCTGTCGCTCAAGCTGTACAACCTATCTCGCAGTATTTCGCCTATCGATCAAATGCGCCAATGCGCGCTGCCCTATATGGAAGATCTGGCGGTCAACATTGGCCAATCCTGCTATTTGGCGATGCTCTACCAAAGCCAGACCATGATTATTGTGCACGCGCGCGGCCACAGCCCTATCTCGCTCAATATGAGCGAAGGCTCCCTATTCCCCACCATGACAACCACAGCGGGCAAGGTGTTGCTTGCCAATAGCAACCCAGCCGTGCGCGATATGATTTTGGAGCGCGACGCCGACTACGCCAAACTCAGTAAAAATAAACGCACTGCCCTGATCAACGAATTGGAAGCGATAAAACAAGATGGCTACCTCGCTGCACAAAGCCCTTTTATCGAAGGCGCCACCGATTTTGCCGCGCTCATTGGTAGACCAGAAGGTAAAGTGATTGCAGCATTGGCTATTTCGCCGCTCAAGTCACACTGGAGCACCGCCATAGCACAAGAAGAACTGCACACACGAATAGTGACCACTGCAAATAAAATTGCTCAACAGTTGGGGGATTTGTAA
- a CDS encoding phytanoyl-CoA dioxygenase family protein codes for MNARKLTQEQIDAYHSDGYVIVRGYYTPEEIKRLQDAAFNDDSLNERAWQKKDGTGKVSKVCLWQQTGDDFYSMFSRGRRLVDTAETLIGEPIYHTSTKIMMKEPFVGGAWEWHQDFGYWHRDNLMLYPKSLSCMVAINRATVENGCLQVLKGSHHLGRLDHSKTGDQKGADMLFVNEAMKYHELINVELEPGDTLFFHCNLLHKSNENRSSEPRWSMICAYNAITNQAFQENEAIYYPLYPVDDDAILNWKAA; via the coding sequence ATGAACGCAAGAAAACTGACTCAAGAACAGATTGATGCCTACCACAGCGATGGCTATGTGATTGTGCGTGGCTACTACACGCCAGAAGAAATCAAACGCTTACAGGATGCCGCCTTTAATGACGATTCATTAAATGAGCGTGCCTGGCAGAAAAAAGATGGCACTGGAAAGGTGAGCAAGGTGTGCTTGTGGCAACAAACGGGCGATGATTTTTACAGCATGTTTTCTCGTGGTCGTCGTTTGGTAGATACGGCAGAAACCTTAATTGGCGAGCCGATTTATCACACCAGTACCAAAATTATGATGAAAGAACCCTTTGTGGGCGGCGCTTGGGAATGGCATCAGGATTTTGGTTACTGGCATCGCGATAATCTTATGCTGTATCCAAAATCCTTGAGTTGCATGGTGGCAATTAACCGTGCAACGGTAGAGAACGGCTGTTTACAAGTATTGAAAGGGTCACACCATTTAGGGCGTTTGGATCACAGTAAAACCGGTGATCAAAAAGGTGCTGACATGTTGTTTGTGAACGAAGCAATGAAATATCACGAGCTGATCAATGTGGAGTTGGAGCCGGGTGATACCTTGTTTTTCCATTGCAATTTGCTGCACAAATCCAATGAAAATCGCTCATCCGAACCGCGCTGGTCCATGATTTGTGCCTACAACGCCATCACCAATCAGGCGTTCCAGGAAAACGAAGCAATTTATTATCCTTTGTATCCCGTTGATGATGACGCCATTCTGAATTGGAAGGCCGCATAA